A part of Synchiropus splendidus isolate RoL2022-P1 chromosome 19, RoL_Sspl_1.0, whole genome shotgun sequence genomic DNA contains:
- the 42sp43 gene encoding P43 5S RNA-binding protein-like, with protein sequence MRKRRDGKAEGSALVCGEEDTRDRGYKGATKRRLGDLERARHLKQTMSGVQKGKRAAVRCATCGASFSRGWKLKEHEAAHTGQRPVLCPVSGCGRRFTRSSHLRQHALQHTGVKTFRCQTPGCASGFSNAGQLKRHVGMTHRDKTQYFKCLQPKCSLTFKKRRLLKLHLKEHGVTPKFKCSKDGCLSVFPSHVARHAHEKKHAGYRCQMADCSFIEHSWSKLQRHMAQHTVSYVCKTCKKEFKKEDALRRHRRAHASHKPVLVCPREGCQAYFSTTFNLQHHIRKVHLELLKYRCSFPDCPREFAMRESMTRHLLHHDPSSGPLKKQKRSKKAWHKRLDGHQLPLVEGNLHHLFALRMRISRRAKVETTLSGLFNERKIPHYVDPEVDLRLLFARKSQGSFEGRPATPVLTS encoded by the exons ATGCGGAAACGGAGGGATGGGAAAGCGGAGGGAAGTGCGTTGGTCTGCGGCGAGGAGGACACGCGGGACCGTG GCTATAAAGGAGCGACGAAGCGGCGCCTCGGAGATCTGGAGCGAGCGCGTCACCTGAAGCAGACAATGAGCGGTGTTCAGAAAGGAAAGCGAGCGGCGGTGAGGTGTGCGACCTGTGGCGCCTCGTTCAGCCGGGGGTGGAAGCTGAAGGAGCACGAGGCTGCGCACACCGGACAG CGTCCGGTGCTGTGCCCCGTCAGCGGGTGCGGCCGTCGCTTCACCAGAAGTTCCCACCTGAGGCAACACGCGCTGCAGCACACCGGGGTGAAGACGTTCAG GTGTCAGACGCCTGGTTGCGCCTCTGGTTTCAGCAATGCCGGGCAACTGAAGAGACACGTGGGCATGACTCACAGAGACAAGACTCAATACTTCAAG TGTCTGCAGCCAAAGTGCTCCTTGACTTTTAAGAAGCGCCGCTTGCTGAAGCTCCATCTGAAGGAACATGGAGTGACACCGAAATTCAA GTGTTCAAAGGATGGATGCCTGTCTGTGTTCCCCTCCCATGTCGCCCGTCATGCCCATGAAAAGAAGCATGCTG GTTACCGCTGCCAAATGGCCGACTGCTCCTTTATTGAGCATAGTTGGAGTAAACTTCAGAGACACATGGCCCAACACACAG TTTCATATGTTTGCAAAACCTGCAAAAAAGAGTTCAAGAAGGAGGATGCTCTGCGCCGGCACAGACGGGCGCACGCGTCTCATAAACCCGTCCTGGTGTGTCCCAGAGAGGGCTGCCAGGCTTACTTCTCCACCACCTTCAATCTGCAGCATCACATCCGCAAGGTTCACCTGGAGCTCCTCAAGTATCGGTGCTCCTTCCCTGACTGTCCGCGGGAGTTCGCCATGCGT GAGAGCATGACCAGGCACCTGCTTCACCATGACCCCAGCAGCGGCCCGTTAAAG AAACAAAAGCGCTCCAAGAAGGCCTGGCATAAACGCCTTGATGGGCATCAGCTTCCCTTGGTGGAGGGCAACCTGCATCACCTCTTCGCACTGCGCATGAGGATCTCGCGTCGCGCCAAAGTGGAGACCACCCTCTCGGGCCTCTTCAACGAGCGGAAGATCCCCCATTACGTGGACCCTGAGGTGGACCTGCGCCTCCTGTTCGCCAGAAAGTCCCAGGGATCTTTTGAGGGCAGACCTGCGACTCCGGTCCTGACAAGTTGA